A genomic stretch from uncultured Cohaesibacter sp. includes:
- a CDS encoding glycoside hydrolase family 3 N-terminal domain-containing protein yields MTDIFKDATQSPQARADDLLSRMTLDEKIGQMHAVWLFLNENGEHNVRSDQFTGESDADTLRQMLGRGLGQITRPLGTRSIDPAEGVRALNALQKFMLEETRLGIPVMSHEECLSGLMIKGATLFPSALGYGATWNPDLIEEVGKMIGQEARAVGCHQGLAPVLDVARDARWGRTEETFGEDPYLCGLMATHYVKGLQGEKRDLLATLKHYAGHSASEGGRNHAPVHMGWRELNDMFLLPFEMAVKLANAGSVMPAYHDIDNEPVHASRHLLTKVLREDWGFDGLVVADYVGVSLLYQHHGVASDEAEAAALSFNAGLDVELPGDDCAKDLEAAVKRGLITEDTINEIVKRVLVEKFRIGLFEKPYADDSAIKLQSEKAVDVAREVAEQSVVIVSNDGILPLAGQKKIAVIGPTADDPLALLGDYSFPVHLIHNDEEEEIGNVITPLAGLKDLIGDKVEITYARGCNILDDRKAGAPVFPGDVDDSTSLEQASSLSERLDMIPEAVAAAKDSDVAIVCVGDLSGIFQTGTVGEGSDVDTLRLPAVQQELLDAVVATGKPVIVVLSSGRPYNLGGLEDKLAAQVMTFFSGQQGGVALANVLTGAVEPSGRLTLSIPKSAGAAPYFYNHNFKSSGTPIARHFGSAYPFGHGLSYTDFAFSDLSLANDEVDCESGEIRLTFTVTNTGQRAGVAVPQLYARDELASVVRPVKELKAFTRVALEAGQSAKVSFVVPTDMLCFTGPEGHRIVEPGQFELMVGASSGDIRLKAKVNLTGSLHTLARDWRMQSKAEIS; encoded by the coding sequence ATGACTGACATATTCAAAGACGCAACCCAAAGCCCTCAAGCGCGCGCAGATGATCTGCTGTCCCGTATGACGCTGGACGAGAAGATCGGACAGATGCATGCCGTTTGGCTGTTCCTCAATGAGAATGGCGAACATAATGTGCGCAGCGACCAGTTCACCGGTGAAAGCGATGCCGACACCCTGCGGCAGATGCTGGGGCGGGGCCTTGGCCAGATCACCCGTCCGCTCGGCACCCGCAGCATTGACCCGGCAGAGGGCGTGCGGGCACTGAACGCCCTACAGAAATTCATGCTGGAAGAGACCCGTCTCGGCATTCCGGTCATGTCTCATGAAGAATGCCTCTCGGGGTTGATGATCAAGGGGGCAACCCTGTTCCCCTCGGCACTGGGCTATGGTGCGACATGGAACCCGGATCTTATCGAAGAGGTCGGCAAGATGATTGGCCAGGAAGCCCGAGCAGTGGGCTGCCATCAAGGGCTGGCACCGGTGCTGGATGTGGCGCGCGATGCCCGCTGGGGCCGAACCGAGGAAACCTTCGGCGAAGATCCTTATCTCTGCGGTCTTATGGCTACCCATTATGTGAAGGGCCTGCAGGGCGAAAAACGCGATCTGCTGGCTACGCTCAAGCATTATGCAGGCCATTCAGCCAGTGAGGGTGGACGCAACCATGCTCCAGTGCATATGGGCTGGCGCGAACTCAACGATATGTTCCTGTTGCCGTTTGAAATGGCAGTGAAACTGGCCAACGCCGGGTCGGTCATGCCTGCCTATCATGATATCGACAATGAGCCGGTTCATGCCTCTCGCCATTTGCTGACCAAGGTGCTGCGCGAGGATTGGGGCTTTGATGGCCTGGTTGTTGCTGATTATGTAGGTGTCTCTCTGCTATATCAGCATCATGGTGTCGCAAGCGATGAAGCGGAAGCGGCCGCTTTGTCTTTCAATGCCGGTCTGGATGTCGAGCTGCCGGGCGATGACTGCGCCAAGGATTTGGAAGCCGCCGTCAAACGTGGTTTGATCACCGAGGACACCATCAACGAAATCGTGAAACGGGTTCTGGTAGAGAAATTCCGTATCGGCCTGTTCGAGAAGCCTTATGCTGATGACAGCGCCATCAAGCTGCAAAGCGAAAAGGCCGTGGATGTAGCACGCGAGGTTGCCGAGCAATCCGTCGTGATCGTCTCCAACGATGGCATTCTGCCGCTTGCAGGCCAAAAGAAGATCGCTGTGATTGGCCCAACGGCTGATGATCCGCTGGCCTTGCTGGGCGATTATAGCTTCCCGGTTCACCTCATCCACAATGACGAAGAGGAAGAAATCGGCAATGTCATCACGCCGCTTGCGGGCCTTAAGGATCTGATCGGCGACAAGGTGGAAATCACCTATGCCCGAGGCTGCAACATTCTTGATGATCGTAAGGCTGGGGCCCCTGTCTTCCCCGGTGACGTGGATGACAGCACCAGTCTGGAGCAGGCATCAAGCCTTTCCGAACGTCTGGACATGATCCCCGAAGCGGTGGCCGCGGCTAAAGATTCCGATGTGGCTATTGTTTGCGTGGGCGACCTTTCCGGCATCTTCCAGACCGGCACTGTCGGGGAAGGCTCCGATGTCGACACCCTGAGGCTCCCCGCAGTACAGCAGGAATTGCTGGATGCTGTGGTTGCAACGGGCAAGCCGGTGATCGTGGTGTTGTCCTCCGGACGTCCTTACAATCTTGGGGGGCTTGAAGACAAACTCGCCGCGCAGGTAATGACCTTCTTCTCCGGCCAACAGGGTGGCGTGGCTCTGGCCAATGTCCTCACCGGGGCTGTGGAACCATCCGGACGCTTGACCCTGTCTATCCCGAAGAGTGCAGGGGCTGCGCCTTACTTCTATAATCATAATTTCAAAAGCTCCGGCACTCCGATTGCTCGCCACTTTGGTTCGGCTTATCCCTTTGGTCATGGCCTGAGCTATACGGATTTTGCCTTCTCGGACCTTTCCCTCGCCAATGACGAGGTGGACTGTGAAAGCGGCGAAATCCGCTTGACCTTCACCGTAACCAACACGGGGCAAAGGGCTGGCGTTGCAGTGCCTCAGCTTTATGCGCGCGATGAGCTGGCCAGTGTCGTCCGTCCCGTCAAGGAACTGAAAGCCTTCACGCGGGTCGCACTGGAAGCAGGCCAGTCGGCCAAGGTCAGCTTTGTGGTGCCAACCGACATGCTCTGCTTCACCGGCCCAGAAGGGCACCGGATCGTAGAGCCGGGACAGTTTGAACTGATGGTGGGAGCCTCAAGCGGGGACATTCGCCTCAAGGCCAAGGTGAACCTGACAGGCTCGCTCCATACCCTCGCGCGCGATTGGCGTATGCAGAGCAAGGCTGAGATCAGCTAA
- the ugpC gene encoding sn-glycerol-3-phosphate ABC transporter ATP-binding protein UgpC produces the protein MTSISLDNAAKWFGRVTVLNDINLDIEDGKFCVFLGPSGCGKSTLLRMIAGIETLSAGELKIGGQRMNEALPAERRVAMVFQNYALYPHMSVFENMAFGLKQAKTPNDEITKRVNEAAHILQIENLLERKPKELSGGQRQRVAIGRAIVRQPAVFLFDEPLSNLDAALRVHMRTEIANLHRKFPEASMIYVTHDQTEAMALADKIVLLRAGEDVVKKGSIAQIGSPLELYHRPQNLFVAGFLGSPSMNFLPVTLLDSSNEGAKVRLESGEELFVPVSASHLASGASLTLGVRPEHMLPVGEEVSEQVFSRPLNAVENFGEYSFLYLSGNAEQPMIAKVSDESVVNVRGTIRFHVRPELCHLFDGDGEALTHFNPAPKSLSFDALSL, from the coding sequence ATGACAAGCATTTCCCTAGACAATGCAGCCAAATGGTTTGGCCGGGTGACCGTGCTGAATGACATCAATCTGGACATCGAGGATGGCAAATTCTGCGTCTTTCTCGGACCTTCCGGCTGCGGCAAATCCACGTTGCTGCGCATGATCGCCGGTATCGAAACCCTCTCCGCTGGCGAACTGAAGATCGGTGGCCAGCGCATGAACGAGGCCTTGCCAGCCGAGCGTCGCGTAGCGATGGTGTTCCAGAATTACGCGCTCTATCCCCATATGAGCGTGTTTGAGAATATGGCGTTCGGCCTCAAGCAGGCCAAGACGCCAAATGATGAAATCACCAAACGGGTCAATGAGGCCGCCCACATCCTGCAGATCGAAAATCTGCTCGAACGCAAGCCCAAGGAACTCTCCGGCGGTCAGCGCCAACGCGTGGCCATCGGCCGCGCCATCGTGCGTCAGCCTGCGGTGTTCCTGTTTGATGAACCTTTGTCCAACCTCGATGCCGCCCTTCGGGTGCATATGCGCACCGAGATTGCCAACCTGCATCGCAAGTTCCCTGAAGCGAGCATGATCTATGTAACCCATGACCAGACCGAAGCCATGGCGCTGGCTGACAAAATTGTCTTGCTCCGCGCAGGGGAGGATGTGGTCAAGAAGGGCTCCATAGCCCAGATCGGGTCTCCGTTGGAGCTCTACCACCGGCCTCAGAATCTCTTCGTCGCTGGCTTCCTTGGGTCTCCTTCGATGAACTTTCTGCCTGTGACCCTCTTGGACTCTTCAAATGAAGGCGCAAAGGTCAGGCTGGAGAGCGGCGAGGAATTATTTGTACCGGTTTCCGCAAGTCATCTTGCATCGGGCGCATCGCTGACCCTGGGTGTCCGTCCCGAGCATATGCTGCCCGTTGGAGAAGAGGTGAGTGAACAGGTTTTCTCCCGTCCGCTCAACGCTGTCGAGAATTTCGGTGAATACAGCTTCCTCTATCTCTCGGGCAATGCCGAGCAGCCGATGATCGCCAAGGTTTCCGATGAATCCGTGGTGAATGTACGCGGCACCATCCGCTTTCATGTAAGGCCGGAGCTTTGCCATCTTTTCGACGGGGACGGTGAGGCTCTGACCCACTTCAACCCTGCTCCCAAATCTCTCAGCTTCGACGCTCTCTCGCTCTGA
- a CDS encoding virulence factor SrfB has protein sequence MTIFADITLVPFSGIQFVEYGFDLNQLNSFRLHFIERPFPQEATEEGVPWKLLESNPNDEEPEQEQMDDISYDINKIAALEPFLGKWVPVPYLRRLPGRGANGEMMFDKGPTNWARAMVVRDYEKNSDEGLWYKVIFSFDTALAMDDAENVTVNAADDSSQLYVAPRKLDVENPCEFRMVSSMAKNGWFLSNPISVDGSDAQQDYQIWVAEWLDELFEEYLTKRSKGRQPQRKYHLEHAARWIALLQLLDQLVQPGVVHFVDTISDARSVRPVNVDLILDVGNSRTCGMLIENYPNEDSVELNNSMKLQMRDIQRPWQTYDEPFESHVTLSQAWFGKENLSRMSGRSDAFFWPTMVRVGPEASRIKSTQSGLEAIIGMSAPKRYLWDVSPVNQPWRFPQSDYSEEGELPPVGKVARRYLNAHGDVLSQVRKERDLFTALYPKSKPAEYQRPSQQLSYSRSSFYSFMLSEIFFQAMVMINDPAVRADRRQSEAPRSLRRIILTLPTALPVREQQIMKMRAEAAVSFLWDIMKWNENPPPGLVRPSIHVAWDESSCVQLVWLYGEISCRFGGRICEFFNMMGKPRQRFLPDEPPRPDTPEEPSLRVASLDIGGGTTDLMITTYFQDDDRAILPVQTFREGVRIAGDDITKAVIEHCIIPVLEAALTQHGVRDAVVMLRDLFHGDRANMAEHEKHARRQFVQQILVPAALGIMERYENSGEDRYEVIHSATMAELIKDSLAVYPSVQQYLVSGLHRSADEPFDIMSMAVPLNFHLVSDAIQEVMDVVFEPVAEALAHFDCDYVLLSGRPSKLSAIQEGLLNRLVIGPDRLLPMGDYRAGNWYPFRSRDNTRIGDPKSCAVVGGMLCSLAEHSITNFTLYTHMLQGRSTTRYIGELEKDMKLKNGNVLFTFDELDDANADNEKVLKLYTESLVGYRQLPFERWVTSPLYHIKLEDNGPAKPISVTLAREMTHELDEDEMDHPDVKAAKLMNYEATKEDLRIVDAVDANGGDVQRVVSISFRTFPLSQSEYWLDSGILNI, from the coding sequence ATGACTATATTCGCTGATATCACTCTGGTTCCTTTCTCGGGCATTCAATTCGTAGAATATGGATTTGACCTCAATCAGCTGAACAGCTTCCGCCTTCATTTCATCGAGCGCCCGTTTCCTCAGGAAGCGACTGAGGAAGGCGTGCCGTGGAAGTTGCTGGAATCCAACCCCAACGACGAAGAGCCCGAACAGGAGCAGATGGATGACATCAGCTACGACATCAACAAGATAGCGGCTCTGGAGCCCTTTTTGGGAAAATGGGTGCCTGTACCCTATTTGCGCCGGTTGCCCGGGCGTGGGGCCAATGGCGAGATGATGTTCGACAAGGGACCCACCAACTGGGCCCGCGCGATGGTTGTTCGCGATTATGAAAAGAACAGCGACGAGGGGCTTTGGTACAAGGTCATCTTTTCCTTCGATACAGCGCTCGCGATGGATGACGCAGAAAATGTCACGGTCAATGCAGCCGATGACAGCAGCCAGCTTTATGTGGCTCCCCGCAAGCTTGATGTCGAAAATCCTTGCGAGTTTCGCATGGTGTCCTCCATGGCGAAGAATGGTTGGTTCCTCTCCAATCCGATCTCTGTTGATGGCAGCGACGCCCAGCAGGATTATCAGATCTGGGTGGCCGAATGGCTCGATGAATTGTTTGAGGAATATCTGACCAAGCGCTCAAAGGGACGCCAGCCGCAGCGCAAATATCATCTTGAGCATGCGGCCCGCTGGATTGCGCTTTTGCAGTTGCTTGATCAACTGGTGCAACCCGGTGTGGTGCATTTCGTGGATACGATTTCCGATGCCCGATCGGTGCGTCCGGTGAATGTGGATCTCATTCTCGATGTTGGCAACAGCCGCACCTGTGGCATGCTGATCGAGAATTACCCCAATGAGGATTCCGTCGAGCTCAACAATTCCATGAAGCTGCAGATGCGCGACATCCAGCGCCCATGGCAAACCTATGACGAGCCGTTCGAAAGCCATGTCACCCTGTCGCAGGCCTGGTTTGGCAAGGAAAATCTGTCGCGCATGTCTGGCCGCAGCGATGCTTTCTTCTGGCCAACCATGGTGCGCGTCGGGCCTGAGGCTTCGCGCATCAAGTCCACCCAGTCCGGTCTGGAAGCCATTATCGGCATGTCGGCTCCCAAACGTTATTTATGGGATGTCTCGCCCGTCAACCAGCCATGGCGCTTTCCGCAATCGGATTATTCCGAAGAAGGCGAGCTGCCTCCTGTCGGCAAGGTTGCGCGCCGCTATCTCAATGCCCATGGGGATGTGCTCTCGCAAGTGCGCAAGGAACGCGATCTTTTCACCGCGCTTTATCCAAAGAGCAAACCGGCGGAATATCAACGCCCAAGCCAGCAACTGAGCTATTCGCGCTCATCCTTCTACAGCTTCATGCTCTCGGAGATCTTCTTTCAGGCCATGGTCATGATCAATGACCCCGCTGTGCGGGCAGATCGCCGCCAGAGCGAAGCGCCGCGCAGCCTCAGGCGGATCATTCTTACCTTGCCCACCGCCCTGCCAGTGCGTGAGCAGCAGATCATGAAAATGCGCGCCGAGGCGGCCGTCAGCTTCCTGTGGGATATCATGAAATGGAATGAAAACCCGCCCCCGGGGCTGGTGCGCCCGTCCATTCACGTCGCCTGGGATGAATCCAGCTGCGTGCAACTGGTCTGGCTTTATGGCGAAATCAGTTGTCGCTTCGGTGGTCGTATCTGCGAATTCTTCAATATGATGGGCAAGCCGCGCCAGCGTTTCCTGCCCGATGAACCGCCCAGACCAGACACGCCGGAGGAACCATCCCTGCGCGTGGCCAGCCTTGATATTGGCGGCGGCACGACGGATCTGATGATCACCACCTATTTTCAGGATGATGATCGCGCCATCCTGCCGGTGCAGACCTTCCGCGAAGGGGTGCGGATTGCCGGAGATGATATTACCAAGGCCGTGATCGAGCATTGCATCATTCCGGTGCTGGAAGCGGCGCTCACTCAACATGGCGTGCGGGATGCTGTCGTCATGTTGAGGGATCTCTTCCATGGTGATCGGGCCAACATGGCCGAACATGAGAAGCACGCACGGCGCCAGTTCGTACAGCAGATTCTGGTGCCCGCCGCTCTGGGTATCATGGAGCGTTACGAGAATTCAGGCGAAGACCGCTATGAGGTGATCCACTCGGCAACCATGGCCGAACTGATCAAGGATTCGCTGGCGGTCTATCCGTCCGTGCAGCAATATCTTGTCTCCGGCCTTCACCGGTCTGCTGATGAACCGTTTGACATCATGTCCATGGCCGTGCCTCTCAATTTTCATCTGGTTTCCGATGCCATTCAGGAAGTGATGGACGTGGTGTTTGAGCCGGTGGCCGAAGCTCTCGCTCATTTCGATTGTGATTATGTGTTGCTGTCCGGGCGCCCTTCCAAACTCTCTGCCATTCAGGAGGGGCTGCTCAATCGCCTCGTGATCGGGCCGGACCGGCTGTTGCCCATGGGCGATTATCGCGCGGGCAACTGGTATCCCTTCAGAAGCCGCGACAACACGCGCATCGGTGATCCCAAATCCTGTGCTGTGGTTGGGGGGATGCTCTGCTCTCTGGCTGAACACAGCATCACGAATTTCACACTCTACACCCACATGCTGCAGGGCCGCTCGACCACGCGCTATATCGGTGAGTTGGAAAAGGACATGAAGCTGAAGAATGGCAATGTGCTCTTCACCTTCGATGAACTGGATGATGCCAACGCCGACAATGAAAAGGTGCTTAAGCTCTATACCGAGAGCCTCGTTGGCTATCGCCAATTGCCCTTCGAGCGCTGGGTGACCTCGCCCCTTTATCACATCAAGCTCGAAGACAACGGTCCGGCCAAGCCGATCTCCGTCACGCTGGCGCGCGAGATGACGCACGAGCTGGATGAGGATGAAATGGATCATCCCGATGTGAAGGCGGCAAAGCTGATGAATTATGAGGCGACCAAGGAAGATCTGCGCATCGTTGATGCCGTCGATGCCAATGGAGGCGACGTGCAGCGCGTGGTGTCGATTTCCTTCAGGACCTTCCCATTGTCCCAGAGCGAATATTGGCTCGACTCTGGCATCTTGAACATCTAG
- a CDS encoding carbohydrate ABC transporter permease, which produces MQKKPFKLSKIAFPVLGLFWLLVTTLPFIFVAFTSFKSLQETYTNPVWMPPEHWNFDNYIQLLNGSFLTYLRNSVFVISVSVILIVLVSSMAAYALARLKFRFNNLLFGLIVAGMIVPLHVTLVPIYLMIKNMGLYDTMFALIGPYVACSLPISVFILTEFMRQVPKELEEAAFLDGCGPFKIFFKIFFPLSGPGISTVAIYNGIMLWNEFVFAYVLTSSPGTRTLPLAVWDFQGQYAADIPAILAVVTLSTLPLIIVYAIGQEKIVNGMMAGSLKG; this is translated from the coding sequence ATGCAAAAGAAACCGTTCAAACTCTCGAAAATCGCTTTTCCCGTGTTGGGCCTGTTCTGGCTTCTGGTCACCACGCTGCCTTTCATCTTCGTGGCTTTCACCAGCTTCAAGAGCCTGCAGGAAACCTACACCAATCCGGTCTGGATGCCGCCCGAGCATTGGAATTTCGACAACTATATCCAGTTGCTCAATGGGTCATTCCTGACCTATTTGCGCAACTCGGTATTCGTGATTTCCGTCTCCGTCATTCTCATCGTGCTCGTCAGTTCCATGGCGGCCTATGCCTTGGCGCGGCTCAAATTCCGCTTCAACAATCTGCTGTTCGGCCTGATTGTTGCGGGCATGATCGTGCCGCTGCATGTTACGCTCGTTCCCATATATCTGATGATCAAGAATATGGGCCTCTATGATACCATGTTCGCTCTCATCGGCCCCTATGTGGCTTGCAGCCTGCCCATTTCTGTGTTCATTCTCACCGAGTTCATGCGGCAGGTACCCAAGGAGCTGGAAGAAGCCGCTTTTCTCGATGGCTGTGGCCCGTTCAAGATCTTCTTCAAGATCTTCTTCCCGCTCTCGGGGCCGGGCATCTCCACGGTGGCTATCTATAACGGCATCATGCTGTGGAACGAGTTCGTGTTTGCCTATGTGCTGACCAGTTCGCCCGGCACGCGCACCCTGCCGCTCGCCGTATGGGATTTCCAGGGGCAATATGCCGCCGATATCCCGGCGATCCTTGCCGTGGTCACGCTCAGCACCCTGCCATTGATCATCGTCTATGCCATCGGTCAGGAAAAGATCGTCAACGGCATGATGGCCGGATCTTTGAAAGGATAG
- a CDS encoding sugar ABC transporter permease: MSGGSQQSMTLRSRQSYRRAQKLAPIVFLAPAIILLSVFLLYPLIYSFQLSFLDWNGLGNGARFTGLDNWERLLSDSIFWQSALNNIYLAVFSVLIQLPIAVVLAVVLDEAAKGSRILKILYFIPLLMSSVALGVLFKNIFDPNFGPINSILAEFGLYDWTQDWLGDPDLALGSVIAVVCWQNVPFYMVLFLAALSSFPREIVEAANLDGASQSTIFWRLKLPHLQGTFRTAVLLAVIGSMRYFDLVYVMTDGGPEHSSEMMATYMYHTVFNSFEMGYGSTIASAMFIIITVIATISMRLSKRFETEV, encoded by the coding sequence ATGTCTGGTGGATCTCAACAATCCATGACACTTCGTTCAAGACAATCCTATCGGCGAGCGCAAAAGCTGGCTCCGATTGTCTTCCTCGCTCCGGCAATCATCCTGCTGTCGGTTTTCCTCCTCTATCCGCTGATCTACAGTTTTCAGCTGTCGTTCCTTGATTGGAACGGGCTGGGCAACGGTGCCCGCTTCACCGGACTGGACAATTGGGAGCGGCTGCTTTCCGATTCCATATTCTGGCAATCGGCGCTCAACAACATCTATCTGGCGGTCTTCTCCGTGCTGATCCAGTTGCCCATCGCGGTCGTGCTGGCGGTGGTGTTGGATGAAGCGGCCAAGGGATCGCGGATTTTGAAGATCCTCTATTTCATCCCGCTGCTGATGTCGAGCGTGGCGCTAGGCGTGTTGTTCAAGAATATCTTTGACCCCAACTTCGGCCCTATCAACTCTATTCTTGCAGAGTTCGGTCTTTATGACTGGACGCAAGATTGGCTGGGCGATCCGGATCTGGCGTTGGGCTCTGTCATTGCTGTTGTCTGCTGGCAGAATGTTCCATTCTATATGGTGTTGTTCCTCGCTGCCCTTTCCTCCTTCCCCCGGGAGATCGTGGAAGCGGCCAATCTGGATGGAGCCAGCCAGTCGACCATTTTCTGGCGGTTGAAGCTGCCCCATCTGCAAGGCACCTTCCGCACGGCGGTGCTGCTCGCGGTCATTGGCTCCATGCGTTATTTCGACCTTGTCTATGTGATGACGGATGGCGGCCCTGAACATTCATCGGAAATGATGGCGACCTACATGTATCACACCGTCTTCAACTCCTTCGAGATGGGCTATGGCAGCACCATTGCTTCGGCGATGTTCATCATCATTACCGTGATTGCAACTATCTCCATGCGTCTTTCCAAACGCTTTGAAACGGAGGTCTGA
- a CDS encoding serine protease yields MSGQHTFLKSNKYGSEEEIRFQGTPLLDTYDEGLDYLAAHMPRYVRLFASPAVKRDENDTLLTVAWYGEDVGQMQVWESLDQTGKVRVAAMLRSFLSDLLTRIHRFDDPQARMILGWLNILSFDADMLVINGQPIITNWGIVPAGVASNADRMTHHLLHGIGQFLPENYDLADLSQLMMELNESPSGAKEHDKPQEMDKAMAGMAAGAVAGAGVAAAAGALGDRASSGRYEAEGGETVSASYQSEGVEGAAAIDPLKLKQSDVNFATEDGAASAAGTMGAHGGRGGDFPGDRRGDQDEPRGRICWVPVLVACILSLLLLLIALIPGVLIYPYGSSSASLLSQATIRQSEQALRTRIADLRSQLSQRRCVAAPGLLAPDGALSQGANGAEGAKGPAAVPTGPVAAKSPSDLVPLLDQATVLVLATGPKGQVSSGSGFFISPNQIVTNRHVIETAEGGQVFVINEALGDARKAKILATSSTSELGDKDYALLAMDGVPAKRYLQLTRTIGKGQQTYAAGFPGFFMETDAKFRELLQGDAHAAPSMVLTQGIVTVFQDSPAGLKLVLHSADISPGNSGGPLVDACGSVVGVNTFIKTSDEAQLRLNFALKSDSLLDFLSQNGVETATVSAPCPLALANEQAGS; encoded by the coding sequence GTGAGTGGGCAGCACACCTTCCTTAAAAGCAACAAATATGGCAGCGAAGAAGAGATCAGATTTCAGGGCACGCCGCTTCTGGATACCTATGATGAAGGACTGGACTATCTTGCCGCTCACATGCCGCGCTATGTCAGGCTGTTTGCATCCCCTGCTGTCAAGAGAGATGAAAATGACACGCTCCTGACTGTGGCCTGGTATGGCGAGGATGTTGGTCAGATGCAGGTTTGGGAGAGCTTGGATCAAACCGGCAAGGTGCGTGTCGCCGCCATGTTGCGTTCCTTTCTGAGTGATCTGCTCACCCGCATTCATCGCTTTGATGATCCGCAGGCACGGATGATCCTGGGATGGCTCAATATCTTGTCGTTCGACGCAGACATGCTCGTTATCAACGGACAGCCGATCATCACAAACTGGGGCATCGTGCCTGCCGGAGTGGCTTCCAATGCCGACCGGATGACCCATCATCTGCTGCACGGGATTGGCCAGTTCCTGCCGGAAAATTACGATCTGGCCGATCTGTCGCAATTGATGATGGAGCTTAATGAGAGCCCTTCCGGTGCCAAAGAGCATGATAAGCCGCAGGAAATGGACAAAGCCATGGCTGGCATGGCTGCCGGCGCAGTTGCTGGCGCCGGGGTTGCCGCTGCGGCAGGGGCGCTTGGTGATCGGGCGTCTTCAGGCCGTTATGAGGCTGAGGGGGGAGAGACGGTTTCTGCTTCCTATCAAAGTGAAGGCGTAGAAGGGGCCGCTGCGATTGATCCGTTGAAACTAAAACAGTCCGACGTGAATTTTGCCACGGAAGATGGCGCGGCTAGCGCTGCTGGGACAATGGGGGCCCATGGGGGCAGGGGAGGTGATTTCCCCGGCGACAGGCGGGGTGATCAGGATGAGCCCCGGGGCCGGATCTGCTGGGTGCCGGTTTTGGTTGCCTGCATCCTGTCCTTGCTCCTCCTGCTTATAGCCCTTATCCCCGGTGTTCTGATCTACCCTTACGGCTCTTCTTCCGCCTCCCTTCTTTCCCAAGCGACAATCCGACAATCCGAACAGGCCTTGCGCACCCGCATTGCCGATTTGCGCAGCCAGCTCTCGCAGAGACGTTGCGTCGCTGCGCCGGGATTGTTGGCGCCAGACGGAGCGTTGTCACAAGGTGCAAATGGGGCTGAAGGTGCCAAGGGGCCTGCGGCTGTGCCCACAGGGCCGGTTGCTGCCAAGTCTCCCTCCGATCTGGTGCCGCTGCTTGATCAGGCGACCGTGCTGGTGTTGGCGACAGGCCCGAAGGGGCAGGTGAGCAGCGGTAGCGGCTTCTTTATATCCCCCAATCAGATCGTGACCAACCGCCATGTCATCGAGACCGCTGAGGGCGGACAGGTTTTCGTCATCAATGAAGCCTTGGGAGATGCGCGCAAGGCCAAAATCCTGGCAACCAGCAGCACGAGCGAATTGGGTGACAAGGATTATGCCCTGCTGGCGATGGACGGGGTGCCTGCCAAACGCTATTTGCAGCTGACCCGCACCATCGGCAAGGGGCAGCAGACCTATGCGGCTGGTTTTCCGGGCTTTTTTATGGAAACGGATGCCAAATTCCGCGAGTTGCTGCAGGGCGACGCGCATGCCGCGCCAAGCATGGTTTTAACGCAAGGCATTGTAACGGTCTTTCAGGATAGCCCGGCGGGCCTGAAGCTGGTGTTGCATAGCGCAGATATATCGCCGGGCAACAGCGGAGGTCCCTTGGTGGATGCCTGCGGCAGCGTTGTCGGGGTGAATACCTTCATCAAGACCAGTGATGAGGCTCAGTTGCGCCTTAACTTTGCGCTCAAAAGCGACAGCCTGCTGGATTTCCTCTCCCAGAATGGCGTAGAGACAGCAACCGTGAGTGCGCCTTGTCCGTTGGCATTAGCAAACGAGCAGGCAGGTTCGTGA